In Acanthochromis polyacanthus isolate Apoly-LR-REF ecotype Palm Island chromosome 15, KAUST_Apoly_ChrSc, whole genome shotgun sequence, a single genomic region encodes these proteins:
- the LOC110958662 gene encoding dual specificity phosphatase 29-like, producing the protein MSSCAVKSKSRNPYAAVQIDPDSDYITPGTLDLEQMFWSGAAVQYTHVNEVWPSVYIGDEKTALERPGLKDLGITHVLNAAEGKFNNVLTGADYYRDTDIQYFGVEADDKPTFNISQYFCSSAQFIHEALSHPQNKVLVHCVMGRSRSATLVLAYLMMKHSLTVVDAIEHVRQRRCILPNHGFLKQLRALDISLQEERLRLKREMQDNSTQQITCL; encoded by the exons ATGTCCTCCTGTGCGGTGAAGTCCAAAAGTAGGAACCCGTACGCAGCGGTGCAGATCGACCCAGACAGTGATTATATCACACCAGGAACATTAGACCTGGAGCAGATGTTCTGGAGCGGCGCTGCAGTTCAGTACACACATGTCAATGAGGTCTGGCCCAGCGTCTACATCGGGGATGA GAAGACAGCTCTGGAGCGGCCGGGCCTGAAGGATCTGGGTATCACACATGTTCTGAATGCAGCAGAAGGAAAGTTTAACAATGTGCTGACTGGTGCTGATTACTACAGGGACACAGACATCCAGTACTTTGGTGTAGAAGCTGATGACAAACCCACTTTTAACATCTCCCAGTACTTCTGCTCCTCAGCACAGTTCATCCATGAGGCCCTCAGCCACCCACAGA ATAAGGTGCTGGTGCACTGTGTGATGGGTCGGAGCAGGTCAGCGACTCTGGTCTTGGCTTATCTGATGATGAAACACAGTTTAACTGTGGTGGACGCTATTGAGCATGTGCGACAGCGCCGTTGTATTCTGCCTAATCACGGCTTCCTGAAACAGCTCAGAGCCTTGGACATTTCACTGCAAGAGGAAAGACTGAGACTAAAAAGAGAGATGCAAGACAATAGCACACAACAGATAACATGCCTCTAA
- the LOC127537539 gene encoding dual specificity phosphatase 29-like, which yields MKCCGKTLQQISLYVLCACRSVARDKATLSSLGVTHILNAAAGRHRINTGQQFYSDLEVEYHGVEAADHPEFDLQPFFSSAAQFIDGALRKNGKVFVHCAMGVSRSGALVLAYLMIYHSLSLVEAIIAMRLNRDIGPNSGFLEQLRQLDLSLSSQSRQITEQDGSETS from the exons ATGAAATGTTGCGGGAAGACATTACAACAGATCAGTTTGTATGTGTTGTGTGCCTGCAGGTCTGTGGCACGAGACAAAGCCACACTCTCATCTCTGGGTGTAACTCACATACTGAACGCTGCGGCAGGTCGACATCGGATCAACACAGGTCAGCAGTTCTACAGTGATCTTGAAGTGGAATATCATGGGGTTGAAGCTGCAGATCATCCAGAGTTTGACCTCCAACCTTTCTTCAGCTCTGCTGCACAGTTCATAGACGGAGCTCTGAGGAAAAATG GGAAGGTGTTTGTTCACTGTGCCATGGGTGTCAGCCGCTCTGGAGCTCTGGTTTTGGCGTATCTGATGATCTACCACAGCCTGTCGTTAGTGGAGGCCATCATAGCCATGCGTCTAAACCGAGACATCGGACCAAACTCTGGATTTCTGGAGCAGCTCCGACAGCTGGATCTGAGTCTCAGTTCACAGAGCAGACAGATCACAGAGCAAGACGGCTCTGAAACATCCTGA
- the dusp13a gene encoding dual specificity protein phosphatase 13 — protein MSLRDPPYEPPSVSELQEFLLADRRPTGHVNQVWPNLYIGNEVAARDKGTLHSLGITHIVNAAHGPPNPGPGPCFYVNTGPRFYRDLTVDYYGVEADDAIEFILSPFFYPTARYIRAALAMGGRVFVHCLMGVSRSATLVLAFLMITEGLTLKEAVAAVRPHRDICPNAGFLQQLRSLDMSLERERRRRRQAQTL, from the exons ATGTCTCTTAGAGATCCTCCGTATGAACCCCCCTCAgtctcagagctgcaggagttCCTGTTGGCAGACAGACGACCGACTGGACACGTCAATCAAGTCTGGCCCAACCTTTACATAGGCAACGA GGTGGCAGCTCGTGACAAGGGCACGCTCCACAGTCTGGGCATAACTCACATCGTAAACGCTGCTCATGGGCCCCCCAACCCCGGCCCCGGTCCGTGTTTCTACGTCAACACTGGCCCACGTTTCTACAGAGACCTGACAGTGGATTATTATGGGGTGGAGGCTGATGACGCAATAGAGTTCATCCTCAGTCCTTTCTTCTATCCAACGGCTCGATACATCAGAGCTGCACTGGCCATGGGAG GACGGGTGTTTGTCCACTGTCTGATGGGTGTGAGTCGCTCTGCTACCTTAGTTCTGGCCTTCCTCATGATCACCGAGGGCCTGACGTTGAAGGAAGCAGTAGCTGCTGTCAGACCTCACAGAGACATCTGTCCAAACGCAGGCTTCCTGCAGCAGCTCCGAAGCCTCGACATGAGtctggagagggagaggaggagacgCCGACAGGcccaaacactgtaa
- the zgc:153981 gene encoding dual specificity protein phosphatase family protein — MSGSKQLQDLALIKELELILDSCTQELTPVDEVWPNLYIGNVAVAQNRKTLHKLSVTHVLNAAHSKQGSIGDQSFYGDTCVYFGIPAEDSDHFDLSQYFKPAADFIHAALKSKDGKVLVHCIMGVSRSATLVLVYLMLRQRLSLRDALRHVAQKRAIYPNRNFLSLLLKLDEQLRCKRRLCPLL, encoded by the exons ATGTCAGGGAGCAAGCAGCTACAGGACCTGGCACTCATTAAAGAACTGGAGCTCATCTTGGACTCCTGCACTCAGGAGCTCACACCGGTGGATGAAGTCTGGCCCAACCTGTACATAGGAAATGT GGCTGTAgcacagaacagaaaaacattaCATAAGCTAAGCGTCACTCATGTCCTGAACGCAGCACACTCCAAGCAGGGCAGCATCGGTGACCAGAGCTTTTACGGGGACACCTGTGTTTACTTTGGCATCCCAGCAGAGGATTCAGACCACTTTGACCTCAGTCAGTACTTTAAACCTGCAGCTGACTTCATACATGCAGCCCTGAAGAGCAAAGACG GAAAAGTGCTGGTGCATTGCATCATGGGCGTGAGTCGATCGGCCACTTTGGTCCTGGTGTACTTGATGCTGCGACAGCGTCTCTCTCTGAGAGATGCTCTGAGGCATGTGGCCCAAAAACGAGCCATTTACCCCAACAGGAACTTCCTGTCCCTCCTCCTCAAGCTGGACGAGCAGCTGAGATGCAAAAGGAGGTTGTGTCCTCTTCTCTGA
- the LOC110958661 gene encoding dual specificity protein phosphatase 13-like — protein MHERVTECLCQRPPPVLGSQRLSELELQLKQIKGNRRQLDLVLGNKQFGIHSVNSAMTDRKSTLCAVTGVKCDTEHGKVSDPEEEEKHTCATGDTRRTWKIPSLQELEEVLHSATRSCRHGDEVWPNLYLGDMFMSHDKFGLYQLGITHVLNASHGKLCCKGSDDFYGTTVKYYGVPANDLPTFDLSPFFYPAAEFIHQALTSGGKVFVHCAVGVSRSAALVLAYLMIHHRLSLLSSVHCVQQKRWIFPNRGFLRQLIELDRKLQDEALN, from the exons ATGCATGAGCGTGTGACTGAGTGTCTGTGCCAAAGACCACCACCTGTTTTAGGCAGTCAGAGGCTGAGTGAATTggaactgcagctgaaacaaatCAAAGGCAACAGACGGCAGCTTGATTTAGTTTTAGGGAACAAACAGTTCGGGATACACTCCGTAAACTCAGCAATGACAGACAGAAAATCCACCTTGTGTGCTGTAACAGGAGTGAAATGTGATACTGAGCACGGGAAAGTGAGTGacccagaggaggaggaaaagcatACATGTGCAACAGGAGATACAAGGAGGACGTGGAAGATCCCGTCCCTCCAGGAGCTAGAAGAAGTCCTGCATTCAGCTACACGTTCCTGTCGCCATGGAGATGAGGTGTGGCCGAATCTGTATCTGGGTGACAT gtTTATGTCTCATGACAAGTTTGGTCTGTACCAGCTGGGCATCACTCATGTGCTGAATGCCTCGCACGGTAAACTCTGCTGTAAGGGCAGCGATGACTTCTACGGAACCACAGTTAAATACTACGGAGTCCCCGCCAATGACCTGCCTACATTTGACCTTTCACCTTTCTTCTATCCCGCTGCTGAGTTCATTCACCAGGCTTTGACGTCAGGAG GGAAGGTTTTTGTGCACTGTGCTGTGGGTGTGAGCCGGTCAGCTGCTTTGGTCTTAGCCTATCTGATGATTCATCATCGCCTCAGCCTTCTGTCTTCTGTACATTGTGTGCAACAAAAGCGCTGGATTTTCCCGAACCGTGGCTTCCTGCGACAGCTTATAGAATTAGACCGAAAACTGCAGGATgaagcattaaattaa
- the LOC110958660 gene encoding sphingomyelin synthase-related protein 1-like encodes MAPSEDSVGAWSCKQVAQWLQGEGFEQYVELLCTQHRLDGPSLLALTEADLRGPPLGLTVLGDIKRLTIALRRLQRQNQAQVEELGLQPSDSLPAGLSLGAAGAEWSCDGADRRFNGGDRLCNGTELRLRTNDRSGYGSGAAVCHTHSNGRCRQHLAGRLDPEVWKTVISSIYVFFVFGFTSFVMVIVHERVPDMRTYPPLPDIFLDSVPRIPWAFAMAEACGLILCYMFLLILLLHKHRSILFRRLCSLMGTVFLLRCCTMFVTSLSVPGQHLKCASKTYGDSWGKIQRALAIWSGFGMTLTGVQTCGDYMFSGHTVVITLLNFFVTEYTPRTWNLIHTISWVLNLFGIFFILAAHEHYSIDVFIAFYITTRLFLYYHTLANTRAYQHSRRARIWFPMFSFFECNVNGPVPNQYHWPFNKPAFMKTLIG; translated from the exons ATGGCACCGTCAGAGGACAGTGTTGGTGCCTGGAGCTGTAAGCAGGTAGCCCAGTGGCTGCAGGGGGAAGGTTTTGAGCAGTATGTGGAGTTATTGTGCACACAGCACCGCCTGGACGGCCCCAGCCTGCTGGCTCTGACTGAGGCCGACCTGCGGGGTCCTCCCCTGGGCCTCACTGTGCTGGGAGACATCAAAAGGCTCACTATAGCCCTCCGCAGGCTTCAGAGACAAAACCAGGCCCAAGTGGAGGAGCTGGGACTCCAGCCTTCAGACAGCCTTCCTGCTGGGCTCTCGCTGGGTGCTGCAGGGGCTGAGTGGAGCTGTGACGGAGCTGACAGGAGGTTTAATGGAGGGGATCGCTTGTGTAACGGGACTGAACTGAGGCTGCGGACCAATGACAGATCTGGATATGGCTCAGGAGCAGCCGTGTGTCACACTCACTCCAATGGGAGGTGTAGGCAGCACTTGGCTGGCAGATTGGACCCAGAGGTGTGGAAGACAGTCATCAGCTCCatatatgtgttttttgtgtttggatTCACATCTTTTGTCATGGTCATCGTACATGAGCGTGTCCCGGACATGAGGACATACCCACCGCTGCCTGACATATTCCTAGACAG TGTGCCCAGAATCCCTTGGGCTTTTGCAATGGCTGAAGCATGTGGCCTCATCCTGTGTTACATGTTTCTGTTGATCTTGCTCCTTCACAAACACAG GTCCATCCTCTTCAGGAGGCTGTGTTCTTTGATGGGAACAGTGTTTTTGCTCCGTTGCTGCACCATGTTTGTCACCTCGCTCTCTGTTCCTGGGCAGCACCTGAAATGTGCCAGTAAG aCATATGGCGATAGCTGGGGAAAGATACAGAGGGCACTAGCAATCTGGAGTGGATTTGGGATGACTCTGACAGGCGTCCAGACCTGTGGAGACTACATGTTCAGTGGACACACAGTTGTCATCACATTGCTCAACTTCTTTGTGACTGAAT ACACTCCACGTACCTGGAATCTCATTCACACCATCTCCTGGGTGTTAAACCTGTTTGGGATTTTCTTCATCCTGGCGGCTCACGAGCACTACTCCATTGATGTGTTCATCGCTTTCTACATCACCACCCGCCTCTTCCTCTACTATCACACCTTAGCCAACACCCGTGCCTACCAGCACAGCCGCCGGGCACGCATTTGGTTCCCCATGTTCTCCTTCTTTGAGTGCAACGTGAACGGGCCCGTGCCCAACCAGTATCACTGGCCCTTCAACAAACCTGCCTTCATGAAAACTCTGATTGGATAA